In a genomic window of Streptomyces noursei ATCC 11455:
- a CDS encoding ISL3 family transposase, translating to MVDINSLIGTVFSGISGLSALVVEDVADGGDTVVVSARTRDVAVPCPECGTPTAKVHGYHGRTVRDVPVDGRQVVVRLRVRRLACPVLGCWRQTFREQIPGLLERHQRRTVRLAGQISQVARELCGRAAARLAGLLAMPVSRSTALLHLRRLPLPQQSVPRVIGVDDFALRRRHRYATIITDAETGRRVAVLPDRERATLESWLREHPGVEVVCRDGSATYAEAIRRALPHAVQVSDRWHLWRNLCDKVQLEVRAHTGCWATINPPRPGGVREQTTRERWNKIHDLLGQGVGLLDCSRRLDLALNTVKRYARMPEPQALRIAPTYRPTLVAPYRDHLRTRRAAEPAVPVTHLLEEIRELGYTGSANLLVRYLNQGRAEGDRPVTTPRHAGRLLLTDPENLRPKETTLLERIAAACPEMTALADLVGGFAALLKPVEGNDVKLTKWITAASAVDLPHLRSFTNGLEIDRPAVNAGLTLPYHNGRTEGVNTRTKRIMRQMHGRAGFDLLRHRILLP from the coding sequence GTGGTGGATATCAACTCCCTTATTGGGACGGTGTTTTCGGGGATTTCGGGGCTTTCGGCGCTGGTCGTCGAGGACGTGGCGGACGGCGGCGACACGGTGGTGGTCTCGGCCCGGACCCGGGACGTGGCGGTGCCGTGTCCGGAGTGCGGGACGCCGACGGCGAAGGTGCACGGGTACCACGGCCGGACGGTGAGGGACGTGCCGGTCGACGGCCGCCAGGTCGTCGTCCGCTTGCGCGTACGGCGGCTGGCCTGTCCGGTCCTGGGCTGCTGGCGGCAGACCTTCCGCGAGCAGATTCCCGGACTGCTGGAGCGTCATCAGCGCCGCACGGTGCGGCTTGCCGGGCAGATATCCCAGGTGGCGCGGGAGTTATGCGGCCGGGCGGCCGCACGCCTGGCCGGCCTGCTGGCCATGCCCGTTTCCCGGAGTACCGCGCTGCTCCATCTGCGGCGCCTGCCACTGCCGCAGCAGTCGGTCCCGCGAGTGATCGGCGTGGATGATTTCGCCCTGCGCCGCCGCCACCGCTACGCCACGATCATCACGGATGCCGAGACCGGCCGACGCGTCGCGGTCCTGCCCGACCGCGAGAGGGCCACCCTGGAGTCCTGGCTGCGCGAACATCCTGGTGTCGAGGTCGTGTGCCGCGACGGCTCGGCCACTTACGCCGAGGCCATCCGCCGCGCCCTGCCCCACGCGGTACAGGTCAGCGACCGATGGCACCTCTGGAGAAACCTCTGCGACAAAGTCCAGCTCGAGGTCCGCGCGCACACCGGCTGCTGGGCCACCATCAACCCGCCCCGCCCCGGCGGAGTACGCGAGCAGACCACCCGCGAACGCTGGAACAAGATCCACGACCTCCTCGGCCAGGGCGTCGGCCTGCTCGACTGCTCCCGCCGCCTGGACCTGGCCCTGAACACCGTCAAACGCTACGCCCGCATGCCCGAACCCCAGGCCCTGCGCATCGCCCCCACCTACCGGCCCACCCTCGTCGCCCCCTACCGCGACCATCTGCGCACCCGCCGCGCGGCCGAACCGGCAGTTCCTGTCACCCATCTCCTCGAAGAGATCCGGGAGTTGGGCTACACCGGCAGCGCGAACCTCCTGGTCCGCTACCTCAATCAGGGCCGTGCTGAAGGCGACCGCCCCGTCACCACCCCACGTCACGCCGGCCGTCTCCTGCTCACCGACCCCGAAAACCTGCGCCCGAAGGAAACGACCCTGCTGGAGAGGATTGCCGCGGCCTGCCCGGAGATGACCGCACTCGCCGATCTCGTAGGCGGCTTCGCCGCCCTGCTGAAACCGGTCGAGGGCAACGACGTGAAACTCACCAAGTGGATCACGGCCGCCAGTGCCGTCGACCTACCCCACCTGCGCAGCTTCACCAACGGCCTCGAAATCGACCGGCCCGCTGTGAACGCCGGCCTCACCTTGCCCTACCACAACGGCCGCACCGAAGGCGTCAACACCCGCACCAAGAGGATCATGAGACAGATGCACGGACGCGCCGGATTCGACCTCCTCCGCCACCGCATCCTTCTGCCCTGA
- a CDS encoding helix-turn-helix domain-containing protein: MEGRDREDVAAVFGVSLKAVDSWWAKWLAGGREALTARPRGKRVGEHQVLSAAEQAAVRQAVLDHQPCDLGLTGQLWTRSQVGALIAKGDVNWLALARSRW; the protein is encoded by the coding sequence GTGGAGGGACGGGATCGTGAGGACGTCGCGGCGGTGTTCGGGGTCTCGCTCAAGGCAGTGGACAGCTGGTGGGCGAAGTGGCTGGCAGGAGGGCGTGAGGCGCTCACCGCGCGGCCGAGGGGGAAGCGGGTGGGCGAGCATCAGGTGCTGTCCGCCGCCGAGCAGGCGGCGGTGCGGCAGGCGGTGCTGGATCACCAGCCCTGCGACCTGGGGCTTACGGGTCAGCTGTGGACGCGTTCCCAGGTAGGCGCTCTGATCGCGAAGGGGGATGTCAACTGGTTGGCTCTGGCCCGTAGTCGGTGGTGA
- a CDS encoding transposase family protein, whose product MLVYPSAIDLSSASLQFLAGRLTVHRRQIGTRWRRLTAGRQALLVLAHLRCGDTYARLAAGFAIGIATVCRYVHEGIGVLAALAPTLQQAMKTAAGKAFVILDGTLLPIDRVAADRPYYSGKHKRHGMNVQVLADPFGRILWASPALPGAVHDIKAARTHSIIEALASCGVTCWADKGYQGAGGTVRVPYRGRWKHLSHGQQAVNRAHAKIRALGERAMATLKNWRLLRKLRCSTTRITHTAQAILTLTLNTTT is encoded by the coding sequence GTGCTTGTCTACCCGTCGGCGATCGATCTGTCCAGCGCGTCCCTGCAGTTCCTCGCCGGCCGCCTGACAGTCCATCGTCGGCAGATCGGGACGCGGTGGCGTCGGCTGACTGCAGGCCGACAGGCCCTTCTGGTCCTGGCGCACCTGCGCTGCGGGGACACCTATGCCCGCCTCGCAGCGGGCTTCGCGATCGGTATCGCCACCGTGTGCCGCTACGTCCACGAGGGCATCGGCGTCCTGGCCGCTCTTGCCCCGACGTTGCAGCAGGCGATGAAGACCGCGGCAGGCAAGGCTTTCGTGATCCTCGACGGGACACTACTCCCCATCGACCGCGTCGCCGCCGACCGCCCGTACTACTCCGGGAAACACAAGCGGCACGGCATGAACGTGCAAGTCCTCGCCGACCCCTTCGGCCGGATCCTATGGGCCTCACCCGCACTGCCAGGAGCCGTCCACGACATCAAAGCCGCCCGAACCCACAGCATCATCGAGGCTCTCGCCTCATGTGGCGTCACATGCTGGGCGGACAAGGGATACCAAGGCGCCGGCGGCACCGTCCGTGTCCCGTATCGCGGCCGTTGGAAGCACCTCTCCCACGGTCAGCAAGCCGTCAACCGTGCCCACGCAAAAATCCGCGCCCTCGGCGAACGCGCCATGGCCACCCTCAAGAACTGGCGTCTCCTCAGAAAGCTCCGCTGCAGCACCACCCGCATCACCCACACCGCCCAAGCCATCCTCACCCTGACCCTCAACACCACAACCTGA